In the Sarcophilus harrisii chromosome 1, mSarHar1.11, whole genome shotgun sequence genome, one interval contains:
- the LOC100931727 gene encoding zinc finger protein 420-like isoform X1 codes for MVQTHIRNSEKLPVQDPLPRRPHILGPQVRPDSSEIRMEMEKRIEWNWKRKPPGSQEKAPHSPGPLFRTIAEQGGENPGTTDAEEVPVQEDQDFSNVQRSDECQRGITVEDKTHILQERAPWSLKSSLPPKWNTEEEAMVAKYVTSWEAVTFKEVTVNFTQEEWEHLDPLQRDLYKDVMLENYRNLVSLGLVDSKPVMISWLEQGEELQMPYPQETEKGMILEDLETKCQTPKSPQNHEEVGQPERLVETFNREVFYQDYMFGKALKQGSRSLNQKENIGETQRKHYSQENYFLQLTNKKNFTAQKGHKCNEFDRTFNRDICKQTKYWNHSECENFFSYHTTLTQPQTLSGKEKSCPCEKCGKIFSINVALSEHYQINAREKSYECNEFVKDFSHSLFPIKPQRINTGEKHCDYKEYGKVCNQRANITIHQRIHTGEKSHECHECWKSFNQRSGLIHHKKIHHRGRPYKCNECGKAFNTGGSLIEHHQKHTGEKPYECPECGKAFSHKPYLIQHQKIHTGEKPHKCNECGKTFRTRTQLNRHERFHTGEKPYECKECGKALSDSSSLIEHQRIHTGEKPYKCTDCGKSFSKRARLTPHRRIHTGEKPYECNECEKAFRDSSSLINHQRIHTGEKPFECKECRKAFSRKTNLTVHERIHTGERPYECHECGKTFSQRSSLIHHQVIHHGENGYKCNECGKAFSIEAHLIEHCRIHTGEKPYGCHECGKAFSRSSSLTQHQRIHTGEKPYKCTECGKAFCRRTHLTQHLRIHTGEKPYECSKCEKSFSDRSSLSQHQRIHTGEKPYECKECGKAFSQRTQLNKHQRIHTGEKPYECHECRKAFIQKSGLSYHQRMHPEGNNYACNECGKAFSRNSCLIYHQFIHDRKKPYECKVCGKIFPHNSSLIEHQFIHMGKKSFVCNECGKSFFLSKSLKRHERLHLGKKIL; via the exons ATGGTTCAGACTCACATTAGAAACTCAGAAAAGCTTCCAGTTCAAGACCCACTGCCACGGAGGCCCCACATCCTGGGTCCACAGGTCAGACCAGATTCCTCAGAAATTAGAatggaaatggagaagagaatagAATGGAATTGGAAGAGAAAGCCTCCGGGAAGCCAAGAGAAAGCACCCCATTCCCCAGGACCTCTTTTTAGAACTATAGCAGAACAAGGAGGAGAAAATCCAGGAACCACTGATGCTGAAGAAGTTCCTGTCCAAGAGGATCAAGACTTCAGCAATGTCCAGAGATCAGATGAATGTCAGAGAGGAATCACTGTGGAGGATAAGACTCATATTCTTCAGGAAAGAG CTCCATGGTCTCTGAAGTCATCCCTTCCCCCAAAGTGGAACACAGAAGAAGAGGCAATGGTTGCTAAGTATGTCACTTCCTGG GAAGCAGTGACATTCAAGGAGGTGACTGTGAACTTCACCCAAGAGGAATGGGAACACCTGGACCCTCTTCAGAGGGACCTCTACAAGGATGTGATGTTGGAGAACTACAGGAACCTGGTCTCCCTCG GACTTGTGGATTCCAAACCAGTCATGATCTCTTGGTTGGAGCAGGGGGAAGAACTGCAGATGCCTTATCCTcaagaaactgaaaaaggaatGATCTTAGAAG actTGGAGACCAAGTGCCAGACCCCAAAATCACCTCAAAATCATGAAGAAGTAGGTCAACCAGAGAGACTGGTGGAGACATTCAACAGAGAAGTTTTCTACCAGGATTATATGTTTGGAAAAGCTCTTAAACAGGGGAGCAGATCTTTGAACCAAAAGGAGAATATTGGAGAGActcaaagaaaacattattcCCAGGAAAATTATTTCCTACAACTgactaacaaaaaaaatttcactgcACAGAAAGGCCATAAATGCAATGAATTTGACAGAACCTTCAATCGGGACATCTGCAAACAGACAAAATATTGGAATCATAGTGAATGTGAGAATTTCTTCAGTTATCACACAACCCTTacacagcctcagacactaagtgGAAAAGAGAAATCCTGCCCATGTGAGAAATGTGGGAAAATCTTCAGTATTAATGTTGCACTTAGTGAACATTATCAAATAAATGCTAGAGAGAAATCTTATGAATGCAATGAATTTGTGAAGGACTTTAGCCACAGTTTATTCCCTATAAAACCACAAAGAATTAATACTGGAGAGAAACACTGTGATTATAAAGAATATGGGAAAGTATGCAATCAGAGAGCAAACATTACtatacatcagagaattcacactggggaAAAATCTCATGAATGTCATGAATGTTGGAAGTCCTTTAATCAGAGGTCTGGTCTTATTCACCACAAGAAAATTCATCATAGAGGAAGACCATATAAATGTAACGAATGTGGAAAGGCCTTCAATACTGGTGGAAGCCTCATTGAACATCACCAAAAGCATACTGGAGAAAAGCCCTATGAATGCCCTGAATGTGGAAAAGCATTTAGCCACAAACCATATCTTATtcaacatcagaaaattcatacaGGCGAGAAACCTCATAAATGTAATGAGTGTGGGAAAACCTTCAGGACCCGAACACAACTTAATAGACATGAAAGatttcatactggagaaaaaccctatgaatgtaaagaatgtgggaaggccttGAGTGATAGCTCATCCCTAATtgaacatcaaagaattcatactggagaaaaaccctataaatgtacAGATTGTGGAAAGTCTTTTAGTAAGAGAGCCCGTCTCACTCCACATCGGAGAATTCATACTGgtgagaagccttatgaatgcaATGAATGTGAGAAAGCCTTTCGGGATAGCTCATCCCTTATTAaccatcagagaattcatactggagaaaagcctTTTGAATGTAAGGAATGTAGGAAAGCCTTCAGTCGGAAAACAAACCTTACTGTTCATGAgcgaattcatactggagagagacCCTATGAATGTCATGAATGTGGGAAGACATTCAGTCAGAGGTCTAGCCTTATTCACCATCAAGTTATACATCATGGAGAGAATGGCTAcaagtgtaatgaatgtggaaaagccttcagtaTTGAAGCACACCTGATTGAACACTGCCGAAtacatactggagaaaaaccctatgGATGccatgaatgtgggaaagctttcagcCGAAGTTCATCACTTactcaacatcagagaattcatactggagaaaaaccctataaatgtacagaatgtgggaaagccttctgTAGGCGCACCCATCTTACTCAACATCTAAGAATCCATAcaggagagaagccttatgaatgtagcAAATGTGAGAAGTCCTTCAGTGACAGATCATCCCTTAgtcaacatcagagaattcatactggagaaaaaccctatgAGTGTAAGGAGTGTGGGAAGGCCTTCAGTCAGAGAACTCAACTTaataaacatcagagaattcacactggagagaagccctatGAATGTCATGAATGCAGGAAGGCCTTCATTCAGAAATCTGGTCTGTCTTACCACCAGCGAATGCATCCAGAAGGGAACAATTATGCATGTAATGAATGTGGCAAAGCCTTCAGTAGAAATTCTTGCCTTATTTATCATCAGTTTATTCATGATAGgaagaaaccttatgaatgtaaagTATGTGGGAAGATCTTCCCTCATAACTCATCTCTTATTGAACATCAATTCAttcatatgggaaaaaaatctttcgtatgcaatgaatgtggaaaatCCTTTTTCTTGAGCAAAAGCCTTAAAAGACATGAGAGACTTCATTtgggaaaaaagattttatga
- the LOC100931727 gene encoding zinc finger protein 260-like isoform X2, whose product MLENYRNLVSLGLVDSKPVMISWLEQGEELQMPYPQETEKGMILEDLETKCQTPKSPQNHEEVGQPERLVETFNREVFYQDYMFGKALKQGSRSLNQKENIGETQRKHYSQENYFLQLTNKKNFTAQKGHKCNEFDRTFNRDICKQTKYWNHSECENFFSYHTTLTQPQTLSGKEKSCPCEKCGKIFSINVALSEHYQINAREKSYECNEFVKDFSHSLFPIKPQRINTGEKHCDYKEYGKVCNQRANITIHQRIHTGEKSHECHECWKSFNQRSGLIHHKKIHHRGRPYKCNECGKAFNTGGSLIEHHQKHTGEKPYECPECGKAFSHKPYLIQHQKIHTGEKPHKCNECGKTFRTRTQLNRHERFHTGEKPYECKECGKALSDSSSLIEHQRIHTGEKPYKCTDCGKSFSKRARLTPHRRIHTGEKPYECNECEKAFRDSSSLINHQRIHTGEKPFECKECRKAFSRKTNLTVHERIHTGERPYECHECGKTFSQRSSLIHHQVIHHGENGYKCNECGKAFSIEAHLIEHCRIHTGEKPYGCHECGKAFSRSSSLTQHQRIHTGEKPYKCTECGKAFCRRTHLTQHLRIHTGEKPYECSKCEKSFSDRSSLSQHQRIHTGEKPYECKECGKAFSQRTQLNKHQRIHTGEKPYECHECRKAFIQKSGLSYHQRMHPEGNNYACNECGKAFSRNSCLIYHQFIHDRKKPYECKVCGKIFPHNSSLIEHQFIHMGKKSFVCNECGKSFFLSKSLKRHERLHLGKKIL is encoded by the exons ATGTTGGAGAACTACAGGAACCTGGTCTCCCTCG GACTTGTGGATTCCAAACCAGTCATGATCTCTTGGTTGGAGCAGGGGGAAGAACTGCAGATGCCTTATCCTcaagaaactgaaaaaggaatGATCTTAGAAG actTGGAGACCAAGTGCCAGACCCCAAAATCACCTCAAAATCATGAAGAAGTAGGTCAACCAGAGAGACTGGTGGAGACATTCAACAGAGAAGTTTTCTACCAGGATTATATGTTTGGAAAAGCTCTTAAACAGGGGAGCAGATCTTTGAACCAAAAGGAGAATATTGGAGAGActcaaagaaaacattattcCCAGGAAAATTATTTCCTACAACTgactaacaaaaaaaatttcactgcACAGAAAGGCCATAAATGCAATGAATTTGACAGAACCTTCAATCGGGACATCTGCAAACAGACAAAATATTGGAATCATAGTGAATGTGAGAATTTCTTCAGTTATCACACAACCCTTacacagcctcagacactaagtgGAAAAGAGAAATCCTGCCCATGTGAGAAATGTGGGAAAATCTTCAGTATTAATGTTGCACTTAGTGAACATTATCAAATAAATGCTAGAGAGAAATCTTATGAATGCAATGAATTTGTGAAGGACTTTAGCCACAGTTTATTCCCTATAAAACCACAAAGAATTAATACTGGAGAGAAACACTGTGATTATAAAGAATATGGGAAAGTATGCAATCAGAGAGCAAACATTACtatacatcagagaattcacactggggaAAAATCTCATGAATGTCATGAATGTTGGAAGTCCTTTAATCAGAGGTCTGGTCTTATTCACCACAAGAAAATTCATCATAGAGGAAGACCATATAAATGTAACGAATGTGGAAAGGCCTTCAATACTGGTGGAAGCCTCATTGAACATCACCAAAAGCATACTGGAGAAAAGCCCTATGAATGCCCTGAATGTGGAAAAGCATTTAGCCACAAACCATATCTTATtcaacatcagaaaattcatacaGGCGAGAAACCTCATAAATGTAATGAGTGTGGGAAAACCTTCAGGACCCGAACACAACTTAATAGACATGAAAGatttcatactggagaaaaaccctatgaatgtaaagaatgtgggaaggccttGAGTGATAGCTCATCCCTAATtgaacatcaaagaattcatactggagaaaaaccctataaatgtacAGATTGTGGAAAGTCTTTTAGTAAGAGAGCCCGTCTCACTCCACATCGGAGAATTCATACTGgtgagaagccttatgaatgcaATGAATGTGAGAAAGCCTTTCGGGATAGCTCATCCCTTATTAaccatcagagaattcatactggagaaaagcctTTTGAATGTAAGGAATGTAGGAAAGCCTTCAGTCGGAAAACAAACCTTACTGTTCATGAgcgaattcatactggagagagacCCTATGAATGTCATGAATGTGGGAAGACATTCAGTCAGAGGTCTAGCCTTATTCACCATCAAGTTATACATCATGGAGAGAATGGCTAcaagtgtaatgaatgtggaaaagccttcagtaTTGAAGCACACCTGATTGAACACTGCCGAAtacatactggagaaaaaccctatgGATGccatgaatgtgggaaagctttcagcCGAAGTTCATCACTTactcaacatcagagaattcatactggagaaaaaccctataaatgtacagaatgtgggaaagccttctgTAGGCGCACCCATCTTACTCAACATCTAAGAATCCATAcaggagagaagccttatgaatgtagcAAATGTGAGAAGTCCTTCAGTGACAGATCATCCCTTAgtcaacatcagagaattcatactggagaaaaaccctatgAGTGTAAGGAGTGTGGGAAGGCCTTCAGTCAGAGAACTCAACTTaataaacatcagagaattcacactggagagaagccctatGAATGTCATGAATGCAGGAAGGCCTTCATTCAGAAATCTGGTCTGTCTTACCACCAGCGAATGCATCCAGAAGGGAACAATTATGCATGTAATGAATGTGGCAAAGCCTTCAGTAGAAATTCTTGCCTTATTTATCATCAGTTTATTCATGATAGgaagaaaccttatgaatgtaaagTATGTGGGAAGATCTTCCCTCATAACTCATCTCTTATTGAACATCAATTCAttcatatgggaaaaaaatctttcgtatgcaatgaatgtggaaaatCCTTTTTCTTGAGCAAAAGCCTTAAAAGACATGAGAGACTTCATTtgggaaaaaagattttatga